In Desulfatibacillum aliphaticivorans DSM 15576, a genomic segment contains:
- a CDS encoding cytidylate kinase-like family protein: MAVITISKEYGTHSNELAKKLAEKLGYDQVGKGLLADIARELNISENEAEVFSKASSSRVLRFVDKYTCSIVQKVVDREHGCLDDDNYYNVTKKLVEDLYNEGNVVILGWGGQCILKGRDNVLHVRLTKDMGLKVREVMEKQKLDEDAARKYVEKEENDLKAYIRQYYKEDWNDARLYDLVIDMGKNTVDQAVQAICDSVKGKGYMD; the protein is encoded by the coding sequence ATGGCAGTGATCACAATAAGCAAGGAATACGGAACCCACAGCAATGAACTCGCCAAAAAACTGGCGGAAAAACTGGGGTATGACCAAGTGGGAAAGGGCTTGCTGGCGGACATTGCCAGGGAGTTGAATATTTCGGAAAACGAGGCTGAGGTGTTCAGCAAGGCCTCCAGTTCCCGCGTGCTCCGGTTCGTCGACAAATATACGTGCTCCATCGTGCAAAAAGTGGTGGACCGCGAACACGGCTGCCTGGACGATGACAATTATTACAACGTCACCAAAAAACTGGTGGAAGACCTATACAACGAAGGCAATGTGGTCATCCTTGGATGGGGCGGACAATGCATCCTTAAAGGCAGGGACAATGTTTTGCACGTGCGCCTGACCAAAGACATGGGCCTTAAGGTCCGGGAAGTCATGGAAAAGCAAAAGCTGGATGAAGATGCAGCGAGAAAATACGTGGAAAAGGAAGAAAACGACCTGAAAGCCTACATCAGGCAATATTACAAAGAAGACTGGAACGACGCACGGTTGTACGACCTGGTTATCGATATGGGCAAGAACACGGTTGATCAGGCGGTTCAGGCCATTTGCGACAGCGTGAAGGGCAAGGGGTATATGGACTAA